The following are encoded together in the Thermosipho japonicus genome:
- a CDS encoding DNA alkylation repair protein, producing MLEEIIKELENNSNEKKAKASYKFFKAFPGGYSEGDKFLGLTVPIQRKIAKKYKNLPLEDVEKLLQSKYHEHRLTALFILILNYKNKKEEVINIYLRNLDRVNNWDLVDSSAPYLLGPYLENKDRSILFELAKSDNLWKQRIAILTTFYFIKENDFKDTLKISKLLLNHKHDLIHKAVGWMLREIGKRDKKVEEEFLKKYYKKMPRTMLRYAIEKFSEEQRQKILKGIW from the coding sequence ATGTTAGAAGAAATCATTAAAGAATTGGAAAATAATTCTAACGAAAAGAAAGCCAAAGCTAGTTATAAATTCTTTAAAGCTTTTCCTGGTGGGTATAGTGAAGGTGATAAATTTTTAGGTTTAACTGTACCTATACAAAGAAAAATAGCAAAAAAATATAAAAATTTACCTTTAGAAGATGTAGAAAAGCTTTTGCAATCAAAATATCATGAGCACAGATTAACTGCATTATTTATTTTAATCCTTAATTATAAAAACAAAAAAGAAGAAGTGATAAATATATATTTAAGAAATTTAGATAGAGTAAATAATTGGGACTTAGTTGATTCTTCCGCCCCATATTTATTAGGACCTTACTTAGAAAATAAAGATAGAAGTATACTATTTGAGCTTGCAAAATCAGATAATTTATGGAAACAAAGAATTGCAATTTTAACAACATTCTATTTTATCAAAGAAAACGATTTTAAAGATACTTTAAAAATAAGTAAATTGCTATTAAATCATAAACATGACTTAATCCATAAAGCTGTTGGATGGATGCTACGTGAAATCGGAAAGAGAGATAAAAAAGTTGAAGAAGAATTTTTAAAAAAATACTATAAAAAAATGCCAAGAACAATGCTAAGATATGCCATTGAAAAATTTTCTGAAGAACAAAGACAAAAAATTCTTAAAGGAATATGGTAA
- the flhA gene encoding flagellar biosynthesis protein FlhA: MAKGTDIIVAIMIAAIVLLMILPIPGFLLDFFQLLNLSLSLIILFSTMYIRKALELSSFPTILLVITLFRLGLNVASTRLILLQGPKFSGKVIRAFGDFVVGGNYVVGLVVFLILVIIQFIVITRGSERIAEVAARFTLDAMPGKQMSVDADLNAGLITEDEARKRREEIRREADFYGAMDGASKFVRGDAIASIIIVLVNIIGGLIIGILTHKMTVSEAAQTFTLFTVGDGLVTQIPALMVSTATGILVSRAASEDNLGNELVRELSGEKKVIILTGFILIFLGIFTPIPFSAAVLGTLFMITGFLIKSTTEPQLESVGGSAEIPTAQAPSGPILTTPQEVSEILQTDTVEVEIGYGLIPLADTSQGGDLLERVTMVRKQIAYELGLVISPIRVRDSVLLKSNEYAIFIRGAEVAKYELMPNRLLAINPGTVTEKIPGIETKEPAFGLQAFWIDESKKEEASRLGYTVVDPPTVFATHLTEVLKRNAHELLGTREFELLVEGLRSKFEKLVDDLFNVLKPSDVKKVLQRLLKEGIPIRNLSLIFETLLEYGEQTKDVIYLTEKVRKAMKRQIITPLISPDGILHAVAIDNELEKNLVNLVRESDTERYLDLNPEIMRELIESISNSLENIMKKGYNPVLICSSTLRPLISDLLLKFIPGVFIISYDEIPENVSMQIEGVVRL; the protein is encoded by the coding sequence ATGGCAAAAGGCACTGATATAATTGTAGCAATAATGATTGCTGCTATTGTTTTATTAATGATTCTTCCAATTCCTGGTTTTTTATTAGACTTTTTTCAACTTTTAAATCTTTCTCTTTCACTAATAATCCTTTTTTCAACAATGTATATTAGAAAAGCACTCGAACTTTCTTCGTTCCCTACAATATTGTTAGTTATAACATTGTTCAGGCTTGGATTAAATGTAGCTTCTACAAGATTAATATTACTTCAAGGCCCAAAATTTTCTGGTAAAGTTATCAGAGCTTTTGGTGACTTTGTCGTTGGCGGTAATTATGTCGTTGGTCTCGTAGTATTTTTAATACTTGTCATAATTCAATTTATAGTAATTACTAGAGGTTCAGAAAGAATTGCAGAAGTTGCAGCAAGGTTTACACTTGATGCAATGCCTGGAAAGCAAATGAGTGTTGATGCAGATTTAAACGCAGGTTTAATTACAGAAGATGAAGCAAGAAAAAGACGTGAAGAAATAAGAAGAGAAGCTGATTTTTATGGAGCAATGGATGGTGCTTCGAAATTTGTTAGAGGTGACGCAATAGCTAGTATAATAATAGTTCTTGTAAATATAATTGGTGGCTTAATTATAGGAATATTGACCCACAAAATGACTGTATCTGAAGCTGCTCAAACATTTACTCTATTTACAGTAGGTGATGGACTTGTAACCCAAATTCCTGCTTTAATGGTTTCTACTGCAACTGGTATATTAGTATCAAGGGCAGCTTCAGAAGATAATCTTGGAAATGAATTAGTAAGAGAATTAAGCGGCGAAAAAAAGGTAATAATCCTAACAGGATTTATCCTTATATTCCTTGGAATCTTTACTCCTATTCCTTTTTCTGCTGCAGTTTTAGGAACATTATTTATGATCACCGGTTTCTTAATTAAAAGCACAACAGAACCTCAACTTGAAAGCGTTGGTGGTAGTGCTGAAATTCCAACAGCTCAAGCACCAAGTGGACCTATTTTAACTACTCCACAGGAAGTATCAGAAATTTTGCAAACTGATACTGTAGAAGTTGAAATTGGATATGGTCTTATACCTCTTGCTGATACATCTCAAGGTGGAGATTTATTAGAAAGGGTAACAATGGTAAGAAAACAAATTGCATATGAATTAGGATTAGTAATATCGCCAATAAGGGTACGTGACAGTGTCTTACTAAAATCAAACGAATATGCTATATTTATCAGAGGAGCAGAAGTTGCAAAATATGAATTAATGCCTAATAGATTACTTGCAATCAATCCAGGAACAGTTACTGAAAAAATACCAGGAATCGAAACAAAAGAGCCCGCTTTTGGACTCCAAGCATTTTGGATTGATGAAAGTAAAAAAGAAGAAGCTAGTAGATTAGGGTATACCGTTGTTGATCCTCCAACAGTTTTTGCAACACATTTAACAGAAGTACTAAAAAGAAACGCTCATGAATTACTAGGCACAAGAGAATTTGAACTACTTGTTGAAGGCTTAAGAAGTAAATTTGAAAAGCTTGTAGATGATCTGTTTAATGTATTAAAACCATCTGATGTAAAAAAAGTTCTTCAGAGATTATTAAAAGAAGGTATTCCTATAAGAAATCTTTCTTTAATATTTGAAACTTTATTAGAATATGGTGAACAAACAAAAGATGTAATTTATTTGACAGAAAAAGTAAGAAAGGCTATGAAAAGACAAATTATTACTCCTTTAATATCACCAGATGGAATTTTACATGCAGTTGCTATTGATAATGAGCTTGAAAAAAATTTGGTAAATCTTGTAAGAGAAAGTGATACGGAAAGATATCTTGATCTAAATCCAGAAATAATGAGAGAATTAATTGAGTCAATTTCTAACTCTCTAGAAAATATTATGAAAAAAGGTTATAATCCTGTATTAATCTGCTCATCAACATTAAGGCCACTTATATCAGATTTACTTTTAAAATTTATTCCAGGTGTTTTTATAATATCATATGATGAAATACCTGAAAATGTTTCTATGCAAATCGAAGGAGTGGTTAGGTTATGA
- the flhF gene encoding flagellar biosynthesis protein FlhF translates to MIVKKYVVKDIKEALEKIKIELGKDAVILGTRKIKKGGFLGIGAKTFLEVTAAVEEKEVEKQKQNENKQIYQLQELLSKNSKTTTSSSELSEIKKMMYELKTMVSSQKPDNEPEWSKDLRKSLSFHDVNFEIIEKIIEYIKIKYGSIDFNDENSRFVLSEVFLPFIKTEVPDLTGKVMFVGPTGVGKTTTLAKLAAKMSINNHKKVGILTLDTYRIAATEQLKTYATLMDIPMRVAYTPKEAKIELEAMSDFDLVFIDTAGRSQKNDLQMNEIKAMSEIINPDFIFLVVGMQYRSNDVELITKKFSTVSPTHVILTKMDETSSLGHFLNIGHYINSPIIFVTNGQRVPDDIMEANNKELSIILSREVLNYVKSSKQFD, encoded by the coding sequence ATGATAGTGAAAAAATATGTTGTAAAAGATATAAAAGAAGCACTTGAGAAAATTAAAATTGAGCTTGGAAAAGATGCAGTAATTTTAGGAACAAGAAAAATTAAAAAAGGTGGTTTTTTAGGTATAGGGGCTAAAACTTTCTTGGAAGTTACTGCTGCTGTTGAAGAAAAAGAAGTAGAAAAACAAAAACAAAATGAAAATAAACAAATATATCAGTTACAAGAATTATTATCAAAAAATTCTAAAACTACAACTTCTAGTTCTGAACTATCCGAAATTAAAAAAATGATGTATGAACTAAAAACGATGGTTTCCAGCCAAAAGCCGGACAATGAACCCGAATGGAGTAAAGATCTAAGAAAATCTTTGTCATTTCATGATGTTAATTTTGAAATCATCGAAAAAATTATTGAATATATAAAAATAAAATATGGAAGTATAGACTTCAATGACGAAAATAGTAGGTTTGTACTATCTGAAGTTTTTTTGCCATTTATAAAAACTGAAGTTCCAGATTTAACTGGAAAGGTAATGTTTGTTGGTCCAACAGGTGTTGGAAAAACTACAACACTTGCAAAGCTTGCGGCAAAAATGTCAATTAATAACCACAAAAAAGTTGGAATACTTACTTTAGATACATATAGGATAGCCGCAACTGAACAATTAAAAACCTATGCAACACTGATGGATATTCCAATGAGAGTAGCATATACTCCAAAAGAAGCAAAAATTGAGCTTGAAGCAATGTCTGATTTTGACCTTGTTTTTATAGATACAGCAGGAAGAAGCCAAAAAAATGATCTACAAATGAATGAAATTAAAGCAATGTCAGAAATTATAAACCCAGACTTTATTTTTTTAGTTGTAGGGATGCAGTATAGAAGTAATGATGTAGAATTAATTACTAAAAAATTTTCGACAGTTTCTCCAACACACGTAATTTTAACAAAAATGGATGAAACATCTTCTTTAGGACATTTCTTGAATATAGGTCATTATATAAACAGTCCAATAATCTTTGTTACAAATGGCCAAAGAGTTCCCGATGATATTATGGAAGCAAACAACAAAGAACTCTCTATAATCTTGTCCAGAGAGGTGCTAAATTATGTTAAATCAAGCAAGCAATTTGATTAA